Proteins encoded together in one Deinococcus hopiensis KR-140 window:
- a CDS encoding metallophosphoesterase family protein: MPPVRVALIADIHGNADALRAVLGDARAQGAERLIVNGDVVNRGPDSVEALTLLLAQDDAAFTLGNHDDLLYLWRTRSGALPGDWFTDPFWGATDWSAEQLDRAGLLRVPQAWPMTLRLTEVGLPDLLIAHGTPAHYRESLSEKTRPERVAELAGGAGVLIGSHIHRPAQASFANVQVLNTGAVGAPANGDPRAQYLLLTATPSGWVPEFRAVPYDRSGVLRRFETSGLLSTGLSAEIFRDEVLTARSLYTPYWMWTEERGLSRNAQTWAAFQRLFPPKR, encoded by the coding sequence ATGCCCCCCGTGCGCGTGGCCCTGATCGCCGATATTCACGGCAATGCCGACGCCCTGAGGGCGGTGCTCGGCGATGCGCGGGCACAGGGGGCCGAGCGCCTGATCGTCAACGGCGACGTGGTGAACAGGGGGCCAGATTCGGTCGAGGCCCTGACGCTGCTGCTCGCGCAGGACGATGCGGCGTTCACGCTGGGAAACCACGACGACCTGCTGTATCTGTGGCGCACCCGCAGCGGGGCGCTGCCGGGCGACTGGTTTACCGATCCTTTCTGGGGCGCGACGGACTGGAGTGCGGAGCAACTGGACCGCGCAGGGCTGCTGCGCGTGCCGCAAGCCTGGCCCATGACCCTCCGCCTGACCGAAGTGGGTCTACCGGACCTGCTGATCGCCCACGGCACGCCCGCCCACTACCGAGAGAGCCTGAGCGAGAAGACCCGGCCCGAACGGGTGGCCGAGCTGGCAGGCGGAGCAGGGGTACTGATCGGCTCGCACATCCACCGTCCGGCACAGGCCTCCTTCGCAAACGTGCAGGTGCTGAACACGGGCGCGGTGGGAGCCCCGGCCAACGGTGATCCCCGCGCCCAGTACCTGCTGCTCACGGCCACGCCCTCCGGGTGGGTGCCCGAGTTCCGCGCCGTGCCCTATGACCGCTCGGGCGTTTTGCGCCGCTTCGAGACGAGCGGGCTGCTCTCTACGGGATTGAGCGCCGAAATTTTCCGCGACGAGGTCCTGACTGCCCGCAGCCTCTATACGCCCTACTGGATGTGGACCGAGGAACGCGGGCTGTCCCGGAATGCCCAGACCTGGGCCGCGTTTCAGCGGCTGTTTCCTCCGAAGCGCTGA
- a CDS encoding DNA glycosylase AlkZ-like family protein: MSAYPAPLTPAALRALAWRTLERQPSLQAALNGMGFVQADPIRAPARAQDLTLMQRVRGYRAGDLERLYPVLNAEEDMLPNYGFVTREVQALLHPREPGVSRAERQHPELLAEVRALLEAGSEVHPREVATALGQGRTVNAWGGQSAATTRLLDALHRRGEVRVTRRVGGIRLYGPAPHLAALRASPLGNAERVRGAVHLLAALYGPLPEASLGYLVSLSHYGLPHLRPEMRAAFKTAVREELAGGTVDGLRYVWPAEWNVDGGTLPRGVRIVGPFDPLVWDRRRFTHLHGWTYRFEAYMPAEKRQWGYYALPVFQAGRAVGWANLKVEGGEPVAETGFIPGIRETAALKKGLEAELERYWAFLGLTPWPASQVCHASTTRSSAD; this comes from the coding sequence ATGTCGGCTTATCCCGCGCCCCTCACGCCCGCCGCGCTGCGGGCCTTGGCCTGGCGCACGCTAGAACGGCAACCCAGCCTGCAGGCCGCACTGAACGGGATGGGCTTCGTGCAGGCCGATCCCATCCGTGCCCCGGCCCGGGCGCAGGACCTGACGCTGATGCAGAGGGTGAGGGGCTACCGCGCCGGGGACCTCGAACGCCTCTACCCGGTCTTGAATGCCGAGGAGGACATGCTGCCCAACTACGGCTTCGTGACGCGGGAGGTGCAGGCCCTGTTGCATCCGCGCGAGCCCGGTGTGTCGCGCGCGGAACGCCAACACCCGGAACTGCTCGCCGAGGTGCGGGCGCTGCTGGAGGCGGGGAGCGAGGTGCATCCCCGGGAGGTGGCCACCGCTCTGGGGCAGGGCCGGACGGTGAATGCCTGGGGCGGGCAGTCGGCGGCCACCACCCGACTCCTCGACGCCCTGCACCGACGGGGCGAGGTGCGGGTCACGCGGCGGGTAGGCGGCATACGGCTTTACGGCCCCGCGCCCCACCTCGCGGCCCTGCGCGCCTCACCCCTGGGCAACGCCGAGCGCGTGCGGGGAGCGGTTCACCTCCTTGCCGCCCTGTACGGTCCGTTGCCGGAGGCCAGTTTGGGTTACCTCGTCTCGCTGTCGCATTACGGTTTGCCCCATCTGCGTCCCGAGATGCGGGCAGCCTTCAAAACCGCCGTCCGCGAGGAACTGGCTGGGGGGACGGTGGATGGGCTGCGCTACGTGTGGCCCGCCGAATGGAATGTGGACGGTGGGACCCTGCCCCGGGGCGTACGCATCGTCGGTCCCTTCGACCCCCTGGTCTGGGACCGCCGACGCTTTACGCACCTGCACGGCTGGACCTACCGCTTCGAGGCGTACATGCCGGCGGAAAAGAGGCAATGGGGCTACTACGCGCTGCCCGTGTTTCAGGCGGGGCGCGCCGTGGGCTGGGCCAACCTGAAGGTGGAGGGGGGCGAACCCGTGGCCGAGACGGGCTTCATTCCCGGCATTCGCGAGACGGCCGCGCTGAAAAAGGGGTTGGAGGCTGAGCTGGAACGTTACTGGGCATTTCTGGGACTGACGCCCTGGCCCGCGTCCCAGGTGTGCCACGCCTCCACCACCCGTTCCAGCGCCGACTGA
- a CDS encoding DUF937 domain-containing protein translates to MMDLLNTLGGMGQASQTIGQQLGTSPAQTEAALEAAVPLLLGAMGRNAQDPMGAQSLAGALDQHDGSALDLFGQGQAPDPFAGQQILGHVFGGQQQSAVNAVSRRAGIDPGLALQILSMAAPLVLGYLSRRRQGGGMAGGMGGGVDMGSILGGILGGMGGGLGGMLGGGQHQPSQYQPPQYQPPQDGGLGGALGGSVLPGYVPDNQGDGRQGQGGAAGYGQPDSGDGGGLGGGPFGQPSSAGTGQMGGQMGGMIGTLNNVLDRDGDGNALNDLIGMFGGGRK, encoded by the coding sequence ATGATGGACCTGCTCAACACGCTTGGCGGAATGGGCCAGGCAAGCCAGACGATCGGCCAGCAGCTCGGCACCTCACCCGCTCAGACCGAGGCCGCGCTGGAAGCCGCCGTGCCGCTGCTGCTCGGCGCGATGGGACGCAATGCGCAAGACCCCATGGGCGCGCAGTCGCTCGCGGGCGCGCTCGACCAGCACGACGGCTCGGCGCTGGATCTCTTCGGCCAGGGGCAGGCGCCGGACCCCTTTGCGGGGCAGCAGATTCTGGGCCACGTGTTCGGGGGGCAGCAGCAGTCCGCCGTCAACGCGGTCAGCCGCCGCGCGGGCATCGATCCGGGCCTCGCCCTGCAAATCCTCTCCATGGCTGCGCCGCTCGTGCTGGGCTACCTCAGCCGTCGCCGCCAGGGAGGCGGGATGGCTGGAGGAATGGGCGGCGGCGTCGACATGGGCTCAATTCTGGGCGGCATCCTCGGCGGCATGGGCGGTGGCCTCGGCGGAATGCTGGGCGGCGGACAGCATCAGCCGTCCCAATACCAGCCGCCGCAGTACCAGCCGCCGCAGGACGGTGGGCTCGGGGGCGCCCTGGGTGGCTCGGTGCTGCCGGGGTATGTGCCCGACAACCAGGGCGATGGCAGGCAGGGCCAGGGCGGCGCAGCAGGCTATGGACAGCCCGACTCCGGTGATGGGGGCGGCCTGGGCGGCGGTCCCTTCGGTCAGCCCAGCAGCGCCGGAACGGGTCAGATGGGGGGACAGATGGGCGGGATGATCGGCACGCTGAACAACGTGCTGGACCGGGACGGCGACGGCAACGCGCTCAATGACCTGATCGGGATGTTTGGGGGCGGGCGGAAGTAG
- a CDS encoding DNA-3-methyladenine glycosylase — MPPLAPAFFARDPVVVAREMLGSTLIHTLPSGEKLSGRVVEAEAYDCPRDPACTAGRFHAARTAEMAIAPGRWLFWTAHGHPLLQVSCRDVGVASSVLIRAIEPLEGVGRMLEHRPVVRERDLTNGPAKLVYALGLNPAQVTGTGVDSPALYLQPLLLPVADEDVQITARIGVGAGKNLPWRFLLRGNPWASPATPSTELMEGTGVRNEA, encoded by the coding sequence ATGCCTCCCCTCGCGCCCGCCTTCTTTGCCCGCGATCCCGTTGTCGTCGCGCGGGAGATGCTGGGCAGCACCTTGATCCATACCCTCCCCAGCGGCGAGAAGCTGTCGGGCCGGGTGGTGGAGGCGGAAGCCTACGACTGCCCGCGTGATCCGGCCTGCACCGCTGGGCGCTTTCACGCCGCCCGCACCGCCGAGATGGCGATTGCTCCCGGACGCTGGCTGTTCTGGACGGCGCACGGGCACCCGCTCCTGCAGGTGTCGTGCCGCGACGTGGGCGTCGCCTCCAGCGTGCTGATCCGGGCCATCGAGCCGCTGGAAGGCGTAGGCCGGATGCTGGAACACCGGCCCGTGGTGCGCGAGCGGGACCTGACGAACGGCCCGGCCAAGCTGGTCTATGCCCTCGGCCTGAATCCAGCGCAGGTAACGGGCACGGGGGTGGACAGCCCGGCGCTTTACCTGCAACCGCTCCTCCTCCCCGTGGCCGACGAGGACGTGCAGATCACCGCCCGCATCGGCGTGGGGGCTGGCAAGAACCTGCCGTGGCGCTTCCTGCTGCGCGGCAACCCCTGGGCGTCGCCCGCTACGCCGAGCACGGAACTGATGGAGGGGACAGGCGTGAGGAACGAGGCGTGA
- a CDS encoding ABC transporter permease has protein sequence MDSRRTVATSPSPPSPPPPGERAQIPSAFRLLHLYFRLLGAQVRSQLAYPTAFALDALAAALITATEFAAFALVLPRFGGLGGWTLGEVALLYGLAELAFVLMDLTFGGFDAPNLSAHVRTGSFSTFLLRPVPLPLQIFGSDFALRRLTRVGLAAAIVAYGVSHVAAEWNAGSVLLLSGSVLGMIAFFGGLFVVGGTLTFWTVESVETMNVLTYGGRSLISYPMGIYGARLRRIFTYLIPAAFLSYFPVLHVLGRPLPDGLPPSAAFLSPILGPLLLAAAFAFWRAGVRRYHGTGS, from the coding sequence GTGGATAGCCGCAGGACCGTTGCCACCTCGCCCTCTCCCCCCAGCCCTCCGCCACCGGGGGAGAGGGCGCAAATACCCTCGGCCTTCCGCCTTCTGCACCTGTACTTCCGGCTGCTGGGCGCGCAGGTCCGCTCGCAACTGGCGTACCCCACGGCCTTTGCGCTGGACGCGCTCGCCGCAGCGCTGATTACGGCCACCGAGTTCGCAGCGTTTGCGCTGGTGCTGCCCCGCTTCGGGGGACTCGGCGGATGGACGCTGGGCGAGGTGGCGCTGCTGTACGGGCTGGCGGAGCTGGCCTTCGTGCTGATGGACCTGACCTTCGGGGGGTTCGACGCGCCCAACCTCAGCGCCCATGTCCGCACAGGCAGTTTCAGCACCTTTCTGCTGCGGCCCGTCCCCCTGCCGCTCCAGATTTTCGGCTCGGACTTCGCGCTGCGCCGCCTCACGCGGGTGGGGCTGGCGGCGGCCATCGTCGCTTACGGCGTCTCGCACGTCGCGGCGGAGTGGAATGCTGGAAGCGTGCTGCTGCTCAGCGGCAGTGTCCTCGGCATGATCGCCTTTTTCGGCGGCCTGTTCGTGGTGGGCGGCACCCTCACCTTCTGGACGGTGGAGAGCGTGGAGACCATGAACGTGCTGACGTACGGCGGGCGCAGCCTGATCTCGTATCCGATGGGCATATACGGGGCGCGGCTGCGCCGAATCTTCACCTACCTGATTCCCGCCGCCTTCCTAAGCTACTTTCCCGTGCTGCACGTCCTGGGGCGGCCCCTGCCCGACGGTCTGCCGCCCTCTGCCGCCTTCCTCTCCCCCATTCTCGGCCCGCTGCTGCTCGCCGCCGCCTTCGCGTTCTGGCGGGCGGGGGTGCGTCGGTATCACGGAACGGGTTCATAA
- a CDS encoding ABC transporter permease, which translates to MFLSAASLKADGRPSGLRMYASAARLGFRRQFAYPAATFWGLVTNLFFGALRVAILLALFGTRPQVAGYTPEDAIAYTGLTQALLSAFSLFGWYDLMRTVHRGEVTTELLRPASFLGMWLAQDAGRAAGQFLLRGVSMLTLYALMWGLKLPEGLVGWACTALSLLLAWACGFAFRFLVNCAALWSPDAVGIGRFAWALMGFSCGFLMPLAFFPVEFQSLLAWTPFPAMMNSTVEIWLGVARGGSALRVLALQAVWTAALLLLARLALSRGLRRLEVGGG; encoded by the coding sequence GTGTTTTTGAGTGCAGCGAGTTTGAAGGCGGATGGCCGTCCGTCCGGCCTGCGGATGTATGCCTCGGCGGCGCGGCTGGGGTTTCGGCGGCAGTTCGCGTATCCGGCCGCCACCTTCTGGGGCCTGGTAACCAACCTCTTTTTCGGAGCCCTGCGGGTGGCGATTTTGCTCGCGCTGTTTGGCACGCGGCCGCAGGTGGCGGGGTACACGCCGGAAGACGCCATCGCGTACACAGGGCTGACCCAGGCCCTGCTGAGCGCCTTTTCCCTCTTCGGCTGGTATGACCTGATGCGGACCGTTCACCGGGGCGAGGTCACCACCGAGCTGTTGCGGCCCGCCAGCTTTCTGGGCATGTGGCTGGCGCAGGACGCGGGACGTGCGGCGGGACAGTTTCTGCTGCGCGGCGTTTCAATGCTGACCCTGTACGCGCTGATGTGGGGACTCAAGCTGCCTGAGGGCCTGGTGGGTTGGGCCTGCACCGCGCTCAGCCTGCTGCTCGCCTGGGCCTGCGGCTTCGCGTTCCGCTTTCTGGTCAACTGCGCCGCCCTCTGGTCTCCGGACGCAGTGGGCATCGGCCGCTTCGCCTGGGCGCTGATGGGATTCAGCTGCGGCTTCCTGATGCCGCTGGCGTTCTTTCCGGTAGAGTTTCAGTCCTTGCTCGCCTGGACACCCTTTCCAGCGATGATGAACAGCACGGTGGAAATCTGGCTCGGCGTGGCGCGAGGCGGCAGCGCCCTGCGGGTGCTGGCGCTTCAGGCCGTGTGGACGGCCGCGCTGCTGCTGCTCGCGCGCTTGGCGTTGAGCCGGGGGTTACGGCGGCTGGAGGTGGGGGGTGGATAG
- the cysK gene encoding cysteine synthase A has product MIDALVGQTPLVQLRRVVEPDMGDVFVKLEGLNPGGSIKDRTALGLVEDAERRGRLKPGGTIVEPTSGNTGIGLAQVAAARGYRLILCMPSQMSEERKRTLTAYGAELVLTDPERRMLAAIEEAERIEREQGAVMLGQFTNPANPATHERTTGPELWGQMEGRIDAFVYGTGTGGTISGVGRYLKRQNPGVRVIAVEPARSNVLSGGERGEHGFQGMGPGFIPENLDRSVIDDIIPVWEEDAYPLARRLAREEGVFVGMSSGAMAWAALDVARRLGPGKRVATIACDTGARYLTTSLFDDRRTGTPKGYKAYSRERAEEAES; this is encoded by the coding sequence ATGATTGACGCACTCGTGGGCCAGACGCCGCTCGTACAACTGCGGCGGGTGGTGGAGCCGGACATGGGGGACGTGTTCGTGAAGCTGGAGGGGCTCAATCCGGGCGGCAGCATCAAGGACCGCACGGCGCTGGGGCTGGTGGAGGACGCCGAGCGGCGGGGCCGCTTGAAGCCGGGGGGCACCATCGTGGAACCCACGAGCGGCAACACCGGCATCGGGTTGGCGCAGGTGGCGGCGGCGCGGGGCTACCGGCTGATCCTGTGCATGCCCTCCCAGATGAGCGAGGAACGCAAGCGCACCCTGACCGCCTACGGCGCCGAACTGGTGCTTACTGACCCTGAGCGCCGCATGCTGGCCGCCATCGAGGAGGCCGAGCGCATCGAGCGTGAGCAGGGCGCGGTGATGCTCGGGCAATTCACCAACCCCGCCAACCCCGCCACCCACGAGCGCACCACCGGCCCCGAGCTGTGGGGGCAGATGGAAGGCCGCATCGACGCCTTCGTGTACGGCACGGGCACGGGCGGCACCATCAGTGGCGTGGGGCGTTACCTCAAGCGGCAAAACCCCGGGGTGCGGGTCATCGCCGTGGAACCTGCCCGCAGCAACGTCCTGTCGGGCGGCGAACGCGGCGAACACGGCTTTCAGGGCATGGGCCCAGGCTTTATTCCGGAGAACCTGGACCGCTCGGTGATTGACGACATCATCCCGGTCTGGGAGGAAGACGCCTATCCCCTCGCCCGGCGACTCGCGCGCGAGGAGGGTGTCTTTGTCGGCATGAGCAGCGGCGCGATGGCGTGGGCGGCGCTGGACGTGGCCCGGCGGCTGGGACCGGGAAAGCGCGTGGCCACCATCGCCTGCGACACGGGCGCACGCTACCTGACCACCAGCCTCTTTGATGACCGCCGGACAGGCACACCGAAAGGATACAAGGCATACTCCCGCGAACGGGCGGAGGAAGCAGAAAGCTAA
- a CDS encoding fasciclin domain-containing protein, translated as MKKQTSLLTLSLMLATPALAGGAGAPVTKPATAAGACRSIAQILSGDPQFSTLLTAVQAAGLAESLTTGSYTVFAPTNAAFAKVPSDQLAAVLNDPDMLNNVLLYHVMTGQMSAKQVMSVKSAKTVQGTNVTVMTSGGRVMINGANVVKADVQACNGVIHVIDAVLIPPMTAAAPAAAEPAAAEPAAAAEPAAAAEPAAAAEPAAEPAAATDATGAAETTTETTTTDTATPAAAAPAFDISQIPALPLSGATVSGASSTGTTTETGTTTDTATTDASTTDATTTDTATTDAATTETSTTETATTETAATDASAETAAESNTLYDVIVADDRFSTLRDLISDAGLTEMLTSGDYTIFAPTNEAFDALPEGTLAILSANPDALKAVLSYHVVQGRLSAAQLSTAATPLNSVQGSAITLTENGTRIGDATVDVGGAITTASNGNIYIVDRVLMPPNFTLPAAEVVEAAPADAAATTTTEATTTTTTTTTAAAPTGTLTALLAGDPRFSTLVDLVQKAGLAETLGSGEYTVFAPTNDAFAKITPADLTALGNDPAKLKQVLLFHVVPSRVTETALASSPELTSAGNGKLTLTRMTNPDRTMIGTATITAGAPLTASNGLVYVIDTVLMPTP; from the coding sequence ATGAAGAAGCAAACCAGCCTGCTCACGCTCAGCCTGATGCTCGCCACACCCGCCCTCGCCGGAGGCGCGGGCGCGCCGGTGACCAAGCCGGCCACGGCGGCCGGAGCCTGCCGTTCCATCGCCCAGATCCTGTCGGGTGACCCGCAGTTCAGCACCCTCTTGACGGCCGTGCAGGCCGCCGGACTCGCCGAGTCGCTGACCACTGGTTCCTACACGGTGTTCGCGCCCACCAACGCGGCCTTCGCCAAGGTCCCCAGCGATCAGCTTGCGGCGGTGCTCAACGATCCGGACATGCTCAACAACGTGCTGCTGTACCACGTGATGACTGGTCAGATGTCGGCCAAGCAGGTGATGAGCGTCAAGAGCGCCAAGACCGTGCAGGGCACGAACGTAACGGTCATGACTTCCGGCGGACGCGTAATGATCAACGGCGCGAATGTGGTAAAGGCCGACGTCCAGGCCTGCAACGGCGTGATTCACGTGATTGACGCCGTGCTGATACCCCCCATGACGGCCGCCGCACCCGCAGCCGCCGAGCCCGCAGCCGCCGAGCCCGCAGCCGCCGCTGAGCCCGCAGCCGCCGCCGAGCCCGCAGCCGCCGCGGAGCCCGCCGCTGAGCCTGCAGCAGCAACGGACGCGACCGGAGCAGCGGAAACGACCACCGAGACCACCACGACCGACACGGCCACGCCAGCGGCGGCGGCCCCGGCCTTCGACATCTCGCAGATTCCCGCCCTGCCCCTGAGCGGTGCCACCGTCAGCGGCGCGAGCAGCACGGGCACCACGACGGAGACGGGCACCACCACCGACACGGCGACCACCGACGCGAGCACCACCGACGCCACCACCACCGACACGGCGACCACCGACGCGGCCACAACGGAGACGAGCACCACTGAAACGGCCACCACGGAGACGGCGGCCACCGACGCAAGCGCGGAGACGGCCGCCGAGTCGAACACGCTGTACGACGTGATCGTGGCCGATGACCGCTTCAGCACACTGCGCGACCTGATCAGCGACGCCGGCCTGACCGAGATGCTGACGAGCGGCGACTACACCATCTTCGCGCCCACCAACGAGGCCTTCGACGCGCTGCCAGAAGGTACGCTGGCCATCTTGTCGGCCAACCCCGACGCCCTGAAGGCCGTGCTGTCCTACCACGTCGTGCAGGGCCGCCTCAGCGCCGCGCAGCTGTCCACAGCCGCCACCCCCCTGAACAGCGTGCAGGGCAGCGCGATCACCCTCACCGAGAACGGCACACGCATCGGTGACGCGACCGTCGACGTCGGCGGCGCAATCACCACGGCGAGCAACGGCAACATCTACATCGTCGACCGCGTGCTGATGCCCCCCAACTTCACGCTGCCCGCTGCCGAGGTCGTGGAGGCGGCTCCCGCCGACGCGGCTGCCACGACCACCACCGAAGCGACGACCACCACGACCACCACGACCACCGCAGCCGCTCCCACCGGCACCCTCACGGCCCTGCTCGCGGGCGACCCCCGCTTCTCCACCCTGGTGGATCTGGTGCAGAAGGCTGGGCTGGCAGAGACGCTGGGCAGCGGTGAGTACACGGTCTTCGCGCCCACCAACGACGCCTTCGCCAAGATCACCCCCGCTGACCTGACCGCCCTGGGCAACGACCCGGCCAAGCTCAAGCAGGTGCTGCTGTTCCACGTGGTCCCCAGCCGCGTGACCGAGACGGCCCTGGCAAGCAGTCCCGAACTGACCAGCGCGGGCAACGGCAAGCTGACCCTGACGCGCATGACCAACCCCGACCGCACCATGATCGGCACCGCGACCATCACGGCGGGTGCGCCCCTCACGGCCAGCAACGGCCTGGTGTACGTCATCGACACCGTGCTGATGCCCACGCCCTGA
- a CDS encoding ABC transporter ATP-binding protein has protein sequence MIEVQHLHKSFQTRSGGLLRGTRRTVEAVRNVSFEIGRGEVVGYLGPNGAGKSTTIKVLTGLLVPTSGRVEVGGLVPWRERRRHVARLGAVFGQRTTLWWDLPVRDSLDLLRDVYRVPPARFREDLHAFTELLDLGPFLDTPARALSLGQRMRADLAAALLHGPELLFLDEPTVGLDVVAKERIREFVARVNAERGVTVLLTTHDLTDVERLARRVMIIDHGSLLYDGGLPELQARFGDARELVVDFEAPPANPHVSGLELRCAEGPRVTYAFTGAAARPIALATAHAPVRDVTVREPNIEATIRRIYEGGLLGAGA, from the coding sequence ATGATCGAAGTTCAGCACCTGCACAAATCCTTTCAGACCCGCTCCGGTGGCCTGCTGCGTGGAACGCGGCGCACCGTGGAGGCGGTACGGAACGTGAGTTTTGAGATTGGCCGGGGCGAGGTGGTGGGCTACTTGGGGCCGAACGGCGCAGGCAAGAGCACCACCATCAAGGTGCTGACCGGGTTGCTGGTACCCACTTCCGGGCGGGTGGAGGTGGGTGGGCTGGTGCCGTGGCGAGAGCGGCGGCGACATGTGGCGCGGCTGGGGGCGGTGTTCGGGCAGCGGACAACACTGTGGTGGGACCTACCGGTGCGCGACTCGCTGGACCTGCTGCGCGACGTGTACCGCGTGCCCCCCGCCCGCTTCCGCGAGGACCTGCACGCCTTTACCGAACTGCTGGATCTGGGGCCTTTTCTGGACACCCCCGCCCGCGCCCTCTCGCTGGGGCAGCGGATGCGCGCGGACCTCGCGGCGGCGCTGCTGCACGGTCCCGAACTGCTCTTTCTGGACGAGCCGACAGTGGGCCTGGACGTGGTGGCGAAAGAACGCATCCGCGAATTCGTAGCGCGCGTCAACGCGGAGCGTGGTGTAACCGTGCTGCTGACCACGCATGACCTGACGGACGTGGAGCGCCTGGCCCGCCGGGTCATGATCATTGACCACGGCTCGCTGTTGTACGACGGTGGGTTGCCCGAGTTGCAGGCCCGCTTCGGGGACGCGCGGGAGCTGGTGGTGGACTTCGAGGCGCCGCCCGCCAATCCCCATGTGTCCGGCCTGGAACTCCGGTGCGCCGAGGGGCCCCGCGTCACCTACGCCTTCACGGGCGCGGCCGCCCGGCCCATCGCCCTCGCCACGGCACACGCCCCAGTGCGTGACGTCACGGTGCGCGAGCCGAACATCGAGGCGACGATCCGGCGGATTTATGAGGGGGGGCTGCTGGGAGCAGGGGCGTAA
- a CDS encoding polysaccharide deacetylase family protein — translation MCAFRWVLAFLLILIFACEAEAGNVTLVYHQIGGHGGVTLGMSADALRKRVQALRTQGYIFVTSSEVMGYPRPVKTATFRFDDGFESVYREAFPTLRELGVRGTVYPILDLIGRPGHMTQTQLDELRAAGWEIGSHTRTHAALVDLTPGRLTWELEPGDGSMPCVAYPFYLQDARVRRAARHSFRCGAGGAFGVRGEAYALPGPLASPWDDWLLPIRARSGLDLRLPVLLGLGANVLLPSSGEAASPRFWNPAAYELLGSGAMGLRWEGGVRDTRLLVRQGRAVMGVNVLRGRETYTGATLAYNLDPVTVAVGYGTQGPVGAVSVALGGYGEVWGRYAGGQVTVGTELLPLNYLRLKAEYTVAASGGARGEAQYALPVMTGEGRPLRLLLGYDAGWYVGGTVRMGAHSASVTSRLDRISFGVRVGTVW, via the coding sequence ATGTGCGCCTTTCGTTGGGTCCTGGCGTTTCTGCTTATTCTCATCTTCGCGTGCGAGGCCGAGGCGGGCAACGTGACCTTGGTGTATCACCAGATCGGTGGGCACGGTGGCGTGACGCTGGGAATGTCTGCGGACGCCCTAAGGAAGCGGGTGCAGGCACTCCGAACCCAGGGCTACATCTTCGTCACGAGCAGCGAGGTGATGGGCTACCCGCGCCCGGTCAAGACGGCCACCTTCCGCTTCGACGACGGCTTCGAGAGCGTGTACCGCGAGGCGTTCCCCACGCTGCGCGAACTGGGCGTGCGGGGCACGGTGTACCCGATTCTGGACCTGATCGGGCGGCCGGGGCACATGACGCAGACGCAGTTGGACGAGTTGCGCGCTGCCGGGTGGGAAATCGGTTCGCACACACGAACCCACGCGGCCCTCGTGGACCTGACGCCGGGCCGCCTGACCTGGGAACTGGAGCCCGGGGACGGTTCCATGCCGTGCGTGGCCTATCCCTTCTACCTGCAAGATGCCCGGGTGCGGCGGGCTGCCCGGCACTCGTTTCGCTGTGGGGCAGGCGGTGCATTCGGTGTGAGGGGTGAGGCGTATGCCCTGCCCGGCCCCCTCGCCTCCCCCTGGGACGACTGGCTGCTGCCCATCCGTGCCCGAAGTGGCCTGGACCTGCGCCTGCCCGTGTTGCTGGGGCTGGGCGCGAACGTCTTGCTGCCTTCCTCCGGCGAGGCCGCCAGCCCCCGCTTCTGGAACCCGGCCGCTTACGAACTGCTGGGGTCCGGCGCGATGGGCCTGCGCTGGGAGGGCGGCGTGCGCGATACCCGGCTGCTCGTGCGGCAGGGGCGAGCCGTGATGGGCGTCAACGTGCTGCGCGGGCGCGAGACGTACACAGGCGCGACGCTGGCCTATAACCTTGATCCGGTCACGGTGGCGGTGGGCTACGGCACCCAGGGTCCGGTGGGCGCTGTCTCCGTCGCCCTGGGCGGCTACGGCGAGGTCTGGGGCCGTTACGCCGGCGGTCAGGTCACGGTGGGCACCGAACTGCTCCCGCTGAACTACCTGCGCCTGAAGGCCGAGTACACCGTCGCAGCGAGCGGAGGGGCGCGCGGGGAGGCCCAGTACGCCCTTCCCGTGATGACGGGCGAGGGGCGGCCCCTACGCCTGCTCCTGGGCTACGACGCCGGCTGGTACGTGGGCGGCACGGTGCGGATGGGCGCGCACTCCGCCTCGGTCACGTCGCGGCTGGACCGGATCAGCTTCGGGGTACGGGTGGGGACGGTGTGGTAG